The window GTCCAAAACGATCGCTCAGCTGTCACTTTACGGGCCGCCATTGTTCGCCAACCCCGTCAACATTCATCACCTGGTGAAGAGTTAGAACCACTCACTGGAGTGGAGTGTTTTCTGCAGCATCTTTGAACAACTTGGTCTGAAAATAaactcgccttcttcttcttttgtgtgaCGCACTTGTAATGAGGAGGGAAGGTGTTTGATGAATAAGATCTTTATGGCGGTTCTTCTTCTCTTGTGAAACGCACTTGAACTCGAGGCTGAGAGGTGTCTGATGAATAAGATCTTTATGACGgaaaacatacatcactggattCATTCTTCTCCCATAGTGTGTTTGAGGTCCATCTCGGAGCTCAAAAGTCTGCAGTTCATCGCTTCTTGCCGTGGTGGGCACTTCACAACATAGGGAGTCGGGAAACTTTTCATCTCTCTGCATGCATTTCTCCTTCCAAAAACTGTGTCAATTTTGTAGGTTCATTTGATTGTCGGATCTTTGATCTTTGCTTGTTTCCACTTGTCTCGGCATCAGATTCATGCAATTCTAGCCTGCATTCCTGGTCAAATTGAAAAGAAAGAAGAGTTGGCAGCAATGGCTGAAACAACAGCACAGCTGACGAGACCTGTAAAGGTCGGACATCTTAAAAGCACTAACTGAACTTTGCCTTCTGAGTTAAAAAGAATATATGAACATTCATGTAAGGTGACAATCGCTTGCAGCCATGTGAAGGCAATTTTTCCTCCCCCAAACACTCTATGAATGAAAACAATAATACCCCCAAGAAAttacataaatatttaaaaaatgcaTAGGAAACGTTCCAAAAAAATGGTAGGGGTGTTAATTAGCACCAAGTAGTTCTGGTTGGTTGCTTGCCGACCACCCTAACACAAATGAAGGTTTCCTAATAATCAGCTTTGCTTTGGGCCCGAGTTCTCATTTTGGTATCTTTCAAGTATTAAGCTACAGATGTTCATGGTACGTGCATCCAAGAGACTGTGATTCCAAAGTTTCACCATAAGTAGCCTCCAACACCTGCATGCAACAAATGTCATTCGAGTATTTAAGATTTCTTAATCACCAAAAATTTGAAATCCACGTGCAACATAATATGCGTCACTCAAATAACAAGACCCAGCAGGATACAAAGCCATTTAAATAGAGGACTTTTCTAAATTAGCTGGTTAAAGTACTAGACAATGAGTGATTTGTAGCATGGAAGAGGGATTTGCGATCAAGTGAGATGTAATTGTGGAATGAAAGAAATGGAACAGACAAAAAGGTTCGCTAGCATAACAAATATGCATTGGATATTGTACCACATTAAAGCCGGAGATCGTGCAAGATCTTGCCCATGAAGCTGCGAAAACGCCTCACACGCCCATGGAATATGACCATCAGCTAGAACCCTGAGAGAACACCAGAGCCAATAAGTATGTTACCATACAAGTTTACACAGTTTTAAAGATCAAATATCTGTTCTTAAAAcctaaatttgaatatttttctaTTCATTTTAGATGTCATCTACCAGTGACAAAATGGCACACTCAGAATTTGTACAAGTTGGGCAGAAAGGTCCAATCCTACAAAAGAAATTGTAGAACAAGTTCAACACCACCACCAATCATCAACACGTATGGTGGATGCTAACAGGTTGATTGGGGCTATTCAACAGCCAAATGGTCCAACCTTTCAATAGTGGATGAACTTCATCCACCGCCCATTCCCGACAGCCATAACTCTTCCACAGTGCTGCCATTCAATCTTGGGATACCACGGTCTGCTATATCTCCCTTGCATATCACATTCACATAGCAGGATACAAGTTGACTCCCCATCCTCAACAAGAAATGGAAGAGGCTGAGTTATGCCTCACTGAAACAGGGCAACTCCACTGTTGCAACTGCCAACTATGTTGTGCAATCTGGAAACCAAGGACCATCTCCAACTCTAGTGACAGAAAAAGGAGACTTAcatgtctggttggttattagatAGCCACTCAGCCTTTACTATTCGGCAGACATGAACTAAGGTGTCAAGGATACTTCAAATGCTTCTCCTTCCCGTATCAGGTATTCCAAAATATTGTGAGACTTGTGGGACACTTGCCAACAACATGTGTCATGTGTCAAGTAGTTAAAACATATTATGACTCTTGTACCATTAGTATATTTTATATGCACTACATGTATAACGTAGACACTCGTATTATCTAAATATGGTCAACACGAGTCAAATATTGGCAATATGTACATAATTGGCCACTCGACTTATCGGTGCTCTATGTGTTTGAAGTAATTTTGTGAACATTTGCTACTTATATAAAAGATTTTCATCCTTGCAAGTTTCATCTATGATGATTATAGATTCCCTATATTTTACAAGGTATATAATTTCAATAACATATATGATAATATACATGTTCTAGTTGTGTGTCTATGTCATCCCAAGTCCTTTCAAGAGgtttgacatattggtgtattcatatCATGTCATGTCTATGTCATGTGTTTGTATGCATGCTTCATGCGGTTAACAACTATGACACAGTATCAACCATAAATCAACACAACTTCAGGGTGCGTGTTCCATAATTGCCTTGGGAACAGGTTACTTTCAACCTGTCTTTACTGGtatgattatattaaaaaaaacccAAAAGATGTATTAGCTTCAACGACTTAATCAAGTCACACAGAATATGAATACCGATGTAGGAGTAAGTCAAAGGAAACTCTGCAACACCTTACCCTCTTAAAACTATTAATGAGTGGAACCATATCAGAAAAGCTCAAAAAACGTATTCCTAACTAAGTAGTCTATAAATCCTTTATTAAGctaaaaaattcttctttttcAATCTTATCTAATTTTAAGAAACATTCTTAAATTTAGATAAGATTATTTGTGAACACCATTTACTTGGAACCAAGAAAGCTCTAAGCTTAGTTACTAAAGGAATGTAAAACGAGAAAACTACAACTTGACATGCTGATCACTATAATTTTTCCAAGTTAGACAAATTTCAGACTTCAAACTTGAGTTTTATGACTATGCATGTTAACTAAGTTGCTTGCCAGAACAAAAGCGAACTCTGCAAAAACAATGGGAGCTCTTTACACACATAATATTTCTAGCATCTATATTGTATTAACATCCCAGACACTTGTATTTATTCCTGTAAAAGACAAGGATATTTGCAAAATCCATCAAGTCAAATACTCCAATTATATACATCCAGTTTAATAGATTTAAAGTAATATTTCCATGTATATGTTGGTTTAATTAAACTACAAAGATTGGTTAAAGAAATCTCAACTATGAATAAGTTGAAATTATGGGAGACACTATTGCAAGGGATATTAATTGGCCAAAGCATATAAAGATTACCTTTGTTTCCTGACAAAAGAATTCCACAGATGCATAATTTGTTTCTCATCCTTTGTCACATCcacaaaatcatcatgcatctgcATCACGTTGTATGTCATTAAGGAAACAGTAAAATTTTGTAAGTACAATGAACATTAAACGTTCTATTTAACATCATTACACATCTCCATGACGACATCCTAGCCGATAAGgcgcatcatgcataattaagagATCAAGATGGTACTTATAAATAGGagtaaaatcaaaaaatatatatcattagaCAACAACCAAATGCCCTGAAGGAGACCAACTCAGACAATAAGGCACTCAaatactttgcttctctttattccTTTGTTGACACAAAAAGGATCAATAGGCAAGTTATGACAATATCTTACCCTCCTATCTTTAAAATCAGCAATGTCATCGTCAACTTCATCTTCACTGTCCCGATCTAAAAATACTTGCTCCAATGCCATTGGCTTCGATGTAAAAGTTATAACTCAACTTATCAAACTTGAATGAATTGAATAATGTATGGCcatgaaaaatatgagaaaataaaatttcaagaaaaaagtGAATGCCAAGAAACAGTAATAGAGTACATCTTTCACAAAATAGAATTAACAAAAAATAGACTATTACAGAAATCAAAGTAGACTAGTTAATTAAAAGCAACATCAAGTGAGGTGAAAAAACCAAAATAGCCCATAGAAAAGCAACATAAAAGTCAGTGAAGGTCAAAAGTAAGTCCAAGCATAGACTGTTATTATTAGGTAAAAACAACACCAGGACACTGTTGCAAATATTCTCGTAACCAGGTTTGATGTTTCAGCCGTGCCAATCCCCAACTGGACCAGTATGGGCCCAGTATGCTGATACACAGTACACCAACATGTATACAAGATGTTAGGAGGCACATATTGCCGTCCATACCGCAGACCTGATATGATCGAACCGGTACATATTGCTTGATATGTACCGGAAACAAAACACAGAACCATGCTCCTAATAAAATATGAACTTTAGCTCCTCAAATATGTTGGATTCTTTATTGTCAAGATTTCTTGACATGAAAGAAAGTCCAATTTAAGAATTGGCTCTAAAGGCAATATATCCAGTGTAGCATACAGGAAACCGCTAGATACTTTGCCTCGAAATGCGACAAGCCTCATGGATTATGATCATCATTAAGATTGAAACTGTTCTTCATCCGGGTAGAAACAATATGCaatattccttctttttttttctactgTAATAAACTGACTTTATTGATGTTGACTTTGAAAGTAGAGTTCCTTTAATCTCCTTTTCCACCTAACTTACCTATCCTACTTGGACCTTTCCTCTCACCCCTATCCCTTCTCTCACGAAAACATAAAAGGAAATATCATCATGAGACCTAAAGATAGGAAGTGATACAGATATATGTTAACGAgacatatttaaattatttttactaaTTACTGTTGGCAATACCAGAAGAGGAAGCCCTTAAATACCattaaaactataaaaaaaaggaatgaattaatataataaatcaaaTTTTGTACAGTAAAAGTATTGATTTTAATTTCataggataatttataattaccCATATAGTTACTTAGGATTAGTATCTTAATCCTCATATTTTAAAGAGTAGCATTAGAATCCCTAAGAAACATTTAACTTCAATTCTCCTCACATTATCAATTTTGTCATAAATGAAAAGAGTAAAAAAATAGTTTTATAGAAACTTCTACTTTTCTCCTCTATGGATGATAGATCACTAATAACGTTAGTGACATGCAAGGCTGACGACATGCAAGGGAAAAGGAGAATAGGACTTACAGCGAGAAGGTGCACAAAGCGATTCTCAATCTCGTTGATGCCGACCATGCGAGGGGAAAGGAGAACGAAACTTATGATGACAAGATGCACGAAGTGATTCTCAATCTCGTTGATCATGTCATGCGCATTGGAGATGGCTGCAACGATCAAAAAGTGACTCCTGCACTCCACCACCGGACTCCCTCTTGGAGTCCCATCGTATAAGGGAATGGTAAAATTCTATCACCTTTGACACCCACTTGATGCTTACTACTTACTACCAACCTAGACCCCAACGTTACGAGCAGAAGAGGTGGAGGGGCGGAGGAGGTGGAGGTAAAGAAGGTGGCAATGCTCCGTCTTGCAATATGAATTTTACTAATAGAACTAGCGGCAGAATCAACAAGAGACACTAAGTTAGGGCTTTGCTTATTGCAATAGTGGTGTTTCAAAAAAGATCCAACCATCAAATCGATGACCtactatgaaattatttttttatgtttttcattctcaacaaaattaataatataagaataattaaaattaaatatttcactttcataatataAGAATCGAAGACTAAATATTAATCCTAAATAACTAtagaagataatatgtaattatctctaatTTCAAAGAAAACATAGTTTTAGTCGACACAACTAATCAACAACTTAATCGTTGTAGCATTTGCATGCTACACAATCATTGGGTCAGAAAAGCCAAATAAGATGAGTTAAACCCCTGCATACTTTGTCGATAGTAATTTAACAAAAAGGATGAGCAAAATGGAAGCGTCCAAAGGAACATGAgccatttcttttcttccttaCAATGGAAAAGCTATACTACATCTAATTCCTAGAacattaagaaaataattttaaaaaaagggagaaaaagagCCCTTCCCACCATTGCTTCCTCGATGGATCACTTCCTCCGAGCTactcttcatcctcttcttcctgcAACACGTTTTAGAAACGAAAAATAATGATGCAACAATTTAAGTTTCACCGGTTTCTTTCTTACGCAGAAATTAAACCAAACACTACAGGAAAAGAACAAAACCTATACATTTCCCTCTTCTTCATCATGTACCTCTGATTTAGACCCCTCTTCTACGACTTCCTCCTCGTAGAACAATAGATTTAAAGTGCATTTTCTACATTATTTGAAAGTTTATGTCAATCACTGATAATTGTTCTCCCTTAAtacaaattaattattataaataatataatatttttatttaaattattaacttttcttgtttgtgtagtatgattaagaaaataattaaaattaattttcttaattatggggatatattaagaattttattaattaattaaattattaatcgatttattttctaatgagtgatgtgaattttaaaaagtaaatagttcaaattttatttttatgtgtgaataataaaaataaatattataattatatcttcgtgtgaaagtaaaataaaaataaattaaaaataaaaattaaattattatttatctttcggAAAACCTCATCCTTCATTCCTTAGTGTAAGGATTGAGGAAAGATAACCGAGAAGAGGTaatatcttttattcttttccaATTAACTTTGATTCATGTTTTGAAATTCTTAATGTTaggattattataattttatgatgcttaataatattttaattttaaaattttaaaattaataaataatgataattgatttatgaagttataatgattatttgatttataatagTCAATAAGcttaaataaattttaagattgatttacttattaaaattcttatttttggattaatctaataattctaatttatttaattagatatatctatgttttaaaaattatgtgagcgtttttatgatttaattagttttaaatttaagaccaTGAATCTAAATTATTTAATTCATAGATTTGAATTActatttaataattaaaattattaaaaatttaatttaataagagGGGTCAAATTAGGAGATCTGAGTTAAGTTGATTGATTAACTAGTCCATGTGGCTAGGTCCAACACATATGATTAGACATGACCTAACATATGTGTTCAAGTATGATccaactcatgtggctaggtacaactCAGCTCATATGACTAAGCATAACCCAAACCATATGATTTGACATACGTGATTAGAAATGACTCAACCCATGTGGGTAAGTACGACCCAACCCATATATGATATAACACATGTGGCTAAGCATGACTCAATTCATGTAACCAAGTACGATCCAGCTCATGTGACCAAGCATGACCCAAGTTATATGGTCAAGCATAGTCCAACTCATGTGGCTAGGCACAACCCAACCCACGAGCTAAGCGTGgcccaattcaataataaaacttGGCTTAACTAGCAAAGTTATGCCACTCATCTATGCGACTTCCGTTAGACATATTTTCACCCCTCTATCTAATCTATTATATCTCAACCTAACTTATTACCCAAGGCAAACATGTGTGGCGCACATGATTCATCTAAGACTTAAGTAAGTCAATTTGGTCTGGACTAGCACCATGTGATATAGTCAAATTTCTTCTCCCGTTATtggtttgagcttgttaattgaCTCAATCAGACATGTTTAATCGATTCAAAGTGGTTTAGAGTGATTTCATACTAACTTGACTAGTTTAAACCTACTTGACCTAATTAAAATCAATCAAATTTAAATTAAACTAGTCTAGAATAATTCTAGATTCTATAAGAATTTGAGGTTAGTTTTATTAAGTTCTAattgaattaaattttatttaagttAATTAGACTATTCCAATTAGGATTTTAATTGATTCAGGAGTATTGAGAGATTAATGTCTcatggttttatgatttcatagacttcaaaaattttatatgaatgtgtcatttgaaaatgattattgattttctattatttcttttagattaattttatgatattaatGTGATTGTTACCATGTAGTATATGTGACTATACTAGTGGTTCACATCAAAAGTATAACTTGTGAAAGAAACTATAAGCCCTTATAACATATTTTagcaaatcatacatcaaaaataGTCCCTTATACGATAGATAGAGTAATTCCCTTCGAAAATTAGTAGATCGTTAGACATGATAATTAGATAATTAATCTATTTGTTATTGGGAGGAACATGTCTCCACCTAAGCAAATGAAGGATATCACTTCATCCGATATTGCGAGTATAATATGGGTTCTCTCCATCGAGTGTAATATATGCATTTGTTATTTAACTCTCATATATGTCATCGAGATGTGTGGCATATGATTgctgcatgattttatttactatataagaattattattttatatatgagttttataataaattaatatgttattatttcatattaaattattgacaTTTGTATATGtttgataaatattaaaattatttttcttttttttttaaaggttCCTACCtaattattgatatatttttatcttatatttatttttaaaataatattctaattTATAGTagagattttttttgtttatggCTCTACCAAAATGATATGATT of the Musa acuminata AAA Group cultivar baxijiao chromosome BXJ3-2, Cavendish_Baxijiao_AAA, whole genome shotgun sequence genome contains:
- the LOC135632125 gene encoding polycomb group protein EMF2B-like — encoded protein: MALEQVFLDRDSEDEVDDDIADFKDRRMHDDFVDVTKDEKQIMHLWNSFVRKQRVLADGHIPWACEAFSQLHGQDLARSPALMWCWRLLMVKLWNHSLLDARTMNICSLILERYQNENSGPKQS